One window of Botrimarina mediterranea genomic DNA carries:
- the priA gene encoding replication restart helicase PriA, with protein sequence MSQRSLFDAEPPAWELDAGAMVLAATVVLPGGPVGEFDYAIPDAMADERKPETFVEPGRRVRAPLGRGNRPVIGYCVAVVLKPASPSRPLKALKGVIDTESLVSPPMMRLTRWMADHYLTPWGQVLEGVVPSGVRGKAGTRDVMLLSVPTHVAARLTKLQLPPKQAEVLKALAASSKPLSLKQLAMRADCTSAPINALRKAGLIESRVERLATDGLLAEDMVVERLQPKKLNADQVRTLDTILGAIDSGEHETILVHGVTGSGKTEVYLQAIERVVAFGRQAIVLVPEISLTPQTVGRFRERFDRIAVLHSHQSDVERHRQWRRIAAGEVEVVVGARSAVFAPTPHLGLVVIDEEHETSFKQDTAPRYHARDVALQRTRAENVPLVLASATPSLEAWRYAQPGAPERFRLASMPRRIGDLPMPAVRVVDLRVDGEMRGALSRPLCQAMKQALDDDGQIILLLNRRGYSTHVQCPACGYKLVCDHCDVAMTFHRQDNVVLCHWCDHRAAPPVVCPDCRSPRIRYGGLGTQKLEAEVSARFRGVSIARMDADTMRRPGSHEVALDAFRRGETRILLGTQMIAKGLDFPNVTLVGVVSADSALNLPDFRAAERTFQLVTQVAGRTGRGERGGRVIVQTFDPDHPAIQAAVRHDFERFAREELPNRQALGYPPYGSMARIIARGASEPLVTAYLDQVADAVKQAAVETGVKMRIAGPAPAPITRLRGEFRRHLQLHAPNGDPLRAALKAGWQPIKPPEGVRSIVDIDPVDML encoded by the coding sequence GTGTCCCAACGCTCCCTCTTCGACGCCGAGCCGCCTGCGTGGGAGCTGGATGCTGGGGCCATGGTCCTCGCGGCGACGGTGGTTTTGCCGGGGGGGCCCGTCGGAGAGTTCGACTACGCCATCCCCGATGCGATGGCGGACGAGCGGAAGCCCGAGACCTTCGTCGAGCCCGGCCGGCGGGTGCGGGCGCCGCTAGGGCGGGGCAACCGGCCGGTGATCGGCTACTGCGTCGCGGTGGTACTGAAGCCCGCGTCGCCGTCGCGACCGCTCAAGGCCCTGAAAGGGGTGATCGACACCGAAAGCCTTGTGTCGCCGCCGATGATGCGGCTCACGCGCTGGATGGCGGACCATTACCTGACGCCCTGGGGACAGGTGCTCGAAGGCGTGGTGCCGTCCGGAGTCCGCGGCAAGGCAGGGACGCGCGACGTGATGCTGCTGAGCGTGCCGACGCACGTCGCCGCGCGGTTGACGAAGCTCCAGCTACCGCCGAAGCAAGCCGAAGTCCTCAAGGCCCTCGCCGCCAGCTCGAAGCCCCTCTCGCTCAAGCAACTGGCGATGCGCGCCGATTGCACCTCGGCGCCGATCAACGCACTACGCAAGGCGGGGCTCATCGAGTCACGCGTCGAACGCCTCGCCACCGACGGGCTGCTTGCCGAGGACATGGTCGTTGAGCGTTTGCAACCAAAGAAGCTCAACGCCGATCAAGTGCGCACGCTCGACACGATCCTTGGCGCGATCGACTCCGGCGAGCACGAGACGATCCTCGTCCACGGCGTCACCGGCAGCGGCAAGACCGAGGTCTACCTGCAAGCGATCGAGCGCGTCGTCGCTTTCGGTCGGCAGGCAATCGTGCTGGTGCCGGAGATCAGCCTCACGCCGCAGACCGTCGGGCGGTTCCGCGAACGATTCGACCGCATCGCCGTCTTGCACAGCCACCAGTCCGATGTCGAGCGCCACCGCCAGTGGCGGCGGATCGCGGCGGGCGAGGTCGAGGTCGTCGTCGGCGCAAGGAGCGCCGTCTTCGCACCGACGCCGCACTTGGGCTTGGTGGTCATCGACGAAGAGCACGAGACCTCGTTCAAGCAAGACACGGCGCCGCGCTACCACGCCCGCGACGTTGCTTTGCAACGGACGCGCGCCGAGAACGTGCCGCTGGTGCTGGCGAGCGCGACGCCGTCGCTCGAAGCGTGGCGTTACGCGCAGCCGGGGGCGCCGGAGCGATTCCGCTTGGCGAGCATGCCGCGACGGATCGGCGACCTGCCGATGCCCGCGGTGCGGGTCGTGGACCTGCGCGTCGATGGCGAAATGCGCGGCGCCTTGAGCCGGCCGCTCTGCCAAGCGATGAAGCAAGCGCTCGACGATGACGGGCAGATCATCCTGTTGCTCAACCGCCGCGGCTACTCGACGCACGTGCAATGCCCGGCCTGCGGCTACAAACTTGTCTGCGACCATTGCGATGTGGCGATGACGTTCCACCGGCAGGACAACGTCGTGCTCTGCCATTGGTGCGACCACCGCGCGGCGCCGCCAGTGGTCTGCCCCGATTGCCGCAGCCCGCGCATCCGTTACGGCGGTCTGGGGACGCAGAAACTCGAAGCCGAGGTCAGTGCGCGCTTCCGCGGCGTTTCGATTGCGCGGATGGACGCCGACACGATGCGCCGCCCAGGGAGTCACGAGGTGGCGCTCGACGCCTTCCGTCGCGGCGAGACACGGATCCTGCTCGGCACGCAGATGATCGCCAAGGGGCTCGACTTCCCGAACGTCACGCTCGTGGGCGTCGTGTCGGCGGACTCGGCGTTGAACCTGCCCGACTTCCGCGCGGCGGAGCGGACATTCCAACTCGTCACCCAAGTCGCCGGCCGCACGGGCCGCGGCGAGCGTGGCGGGCGCGTCATCGTGCAGACCTTCGACCCCGACCACCCCGCGATCCAGGCCGCCGTGCGGCACGACTTCGAAAGGTTCGCCCGCGAAGAACTGCCGAACCGCCAGGCGCTCGGTTACCCGCCCTATGGTTCGATGGCCCGCATCATCGCCCGCGGCGCCAGCGAGCCGCTGGTGACGGCGTACCTCGACCAAGTGGCCGACGCCGTCAAACAGGCCGCCGTCGAAACCGGTGTGAAGATGCGTATCGCCGGTCCGGCGCCGGCGCCGATCACCCGCCTGCGGGGCGAGTTCCGCCGCCACCTGCAGCTGCACGCCCCCAATGGCGACCCCCTCCGCGCCGCCCTGAAGGCCGGCTGGCAGCCGATCAAACCGCCTGAAGGGGTGCGTTCGATCGTCGATATCGACCCGGTGGATATGCTTTAG
- a CDS encoding ATP-binding protein, translating into MDTVIGVWRRLPQAEQAAATISYVTDTTTTSGGSRRLAINAEWFGRLRSVAAIGQLVTIAFVAGPLGVDAPVLPLVLLVGVTLVSSALFWWWQASHVTPPSRTEWHTVLGGLMLLDLAVLTAMLALTGGPTNPFMFFYFVNLALSGVVLTAGWAWALSVLAILAFAVLSITHHPIDVLRDPWRLESLETLRAQGVADTPIAIIGAWLAFATSSVVIVYFTTRLTSELRASDRARRRVEKEMARAEKLEALGTLAAGAAHELASPLSTIAVAVSEAHRELVQQGVEGPVVEDLELVRREVTRCRSILDRMATRSGQPAAGLPERLTAEELIGDVLDELAAAGRVDVEWKNAAADAELYVPAVALAQAIRAVVKNGLDATDTVDPTGRVTVRGDHLANKLRLEIADRGPGMPAAVIARAGEPFFTTKAAGSGMGLGLFLARSVIERLGGSLRLESPKAGGALVTIVLPLADA; encoded by the coding sequence ATGGATACCGTAATCGGCGTCTGGAGACGCCTCCCACAAGCAGAGCAAGCAGCCGCTACCATTTCCTACGTGACCGACACCACCACCACCTCCGGCGGCTCACGACGCTTGGCGATCAACGCCGAGTGGTTCGGCCGTTTGCGTTCGGTGGCGGCGATCGGGCAGCTGGTGACGATCGCCTTCGTCGCCGGCCCGCTGGGCGTTGATGCGCCCGTGCTGCCGCTGGTGCTACTGGTGGGCGTGACGCTGGTTAGCTCGGCCCTCTTCTGGTGGTGGCAGGCGTCGCACGTGACGCCGCCCTCTCGCACCGAGTGGCACACCGTGCTCGGCGGGTTGATGCTGCTCGACCTAGCGGTGCTGACGGCGATGCTCGCGCTCACCGGCGGGCCGACCAACCCGTTCATGTTCTTCTACTTCGTCAACCTCGCGCTGTCGGGCGTCGTGCTGACGGCGGGGTGGGCGTGGGCGCTGTCGGTGCTGGCGATCCTGGCGTTCGCGGTGTTGTCGATCACGCACCACCCGATCGATGTGCTCCGCGACCCGTGGCGGCTAGAGAGCCTCGAGACGCTCCGCGCGCAGGGCGTCGCCGACACGCCGATCGCGATCATCGGCGCTTGGCTGGCGTTCGCCACGTCGTCGGTGGTGATCGTCTATTTCACGACGCGATTGACCTCGGAGCTGCGGGCCAGCGACCGCGCCCGCCGGCGTGTCGAGAAAGAGATGGCCCGCGCCGAGAAGCTCGAGGCGCTGGGCACGCTCGCCGCCGGCGCCGCGCACGAGTTGGCGTCGCCGCTCTCGACGATCGCCGTCGCCGTCAGCGAGGCGCACCGCGAGCTCGTGCAGCAGGGCGTCGAGGGCCCGGTGGTCGAAGACCTCGAGTTGGTGCGTCGCGAAGTGACGCGGTGCCGTTCGATCCTCGACCGGATGGCGACCCGCTCCGGCCAGCCCGCTGCGGGGTTGCCCGAGCGGCTGACGGCCGAAGAGCTGATCGGCGACGTGCTCGACGAACTCGCCGCAGCGGGCCGGGTCGATGTCGAGTGGAAGAACGCCGCCGCCGACGCCGAGTTGTACGTCCCCGCCGTGGCGCTGGCGCAGGCGATCCGAGCGGTGGTCAAGAACGGGCTCGACGCCACCGATACCGTGGACCCTACGGGCCGGGTCACCGTCCGCGGCGATCACTTGGCGAACAAGCTGCGTCTGGAAATCGCCGACCGCGGCCCCGGCATGCCCGCGGCGGTAATCGCCCGCGCCGGCGAACCGTTCTTTACAACCAAAGCCGCCGGCAGCGGCATGGGCCTGGGCCTGTTTCTCGCTCGCAGCGTTATCGAAAGACTCGGCGGCTCGTTGCGATTAGAATCACCAAAGGCGGGCGGCGCGTTGGTGACGATCGTTTTGCCCTTGGCCGATGCCTAG
- the nadD gene encoding nicotinate-nucleotide adenylyltransferase — protein MRIGLFGGSFDPVHNGHLTLAASCAEQGGLDAVWFVPAALQPFKLHGPVASDADRVAMLRLAILDMPDREVSTLEIDRGGVSYTVDTLRQLSAELPEAEIFFLMGADTLRDLPGWREPDEVLRMATPMVVQRPGEAEVATDVPHLRIEMPPRDISSSDIRRRLTLGESIAGLVPPAVAAYIDEHKLYR, from the coding sequence ATGCGAATCGGCCTCTTCGGCGGCAGCTTCGACCCCGTGCACAACGGGCACCTGACGCTGGCGGCCTCGTGCGCGGAGCAGGGGGGGCTCGACGCGGTATGGTTCGTGCCGGCCGCTTTGCAGCCCTTCAAGCTCCACGGGCCCGTCGCCAGCGACGCCGACCGCGTCGCGATGCTGCGGCTAGCGATTCTCGACATGCCGGACCGCGAAGTCTCGACGCTCGAAATCGATCGCGGCGGCGTCAGCTACACGGTCGACACCCTGCGGCAGCTTTCTGCCGAGCTTCCCGAAGCCGAGATCTTCTTCCTGATGGGCGCCGACACGCTCCGCGACCTGCCCGGCTGGCGCGAACCGGACGAGGTCCTGCGGATGGCGACGCCGATGGTCGTCCAGCGCCCCGGCGAAGCCGAGGTGGCGACCGACGTTCCTCACCTGCGCATCGAGATGCCGCCAAGGGACATCAGCAGCAGCGATATCCGCCGTCGACTAACCTTAGGAGAATCGATCGCGGGCCTCGTGCCCCCCGCGGTCGCCGCATACATCGACGAGCACAAACTCTACCGCTAA
- a CDS encoding YCF48-related protein yields MRRLLLIFALIAAPADAQEGQPTLDDVMADEASLRGVAFVDSQHGCAVGDHGVALVTSDGGQRWRRVPTPTDQRLDAVTFVDSERGWAVGGSARPYTHESRGVVLATTDGGRSWESIAADIVPRLRAVRFFDHEHGVAAGDGTANSPSGLYTTDDGGRHWRPVPGAAERQWLAAAFVQDRVGEPAGVVAGLRGSSARLSGRDVTLSLAAGDRRGGYGVALVNESRGWLVGDGALVRITDDGGQAWGPPPSELPPSLADWFDWRTVAARGERVWIAGSPGSIVLHSTDAGATWRLTRTGVTTPLTAITFIDDQNGWAVGELGVILTTRDGGMSWRAQRGASRRAAAAVVVATPQELPAEILATYAAGEGFRTVVAAPLLAESATVATPIANRLGDAATLLGADATRLGWSTPLDPADASLPQAALLDRLNRLTDNRARELLVSELRKLLVTYRPEVVVTADPNRTTTGAAALLADAAAEAMTLAAETPPIETGIASWRVERVVGVAVDDGSPLAPGETRQGTGDFSSLLGATPAQWRRGARGLLESEYTTAPAAYRWRTLAGDPALSTQRPDLMAGIAHARGSDARRHVAMAPASQLDQLRRLASKERNLKHLLDQSSGDAAWAGQVVNLTGGLDAEAGAELLRQLAEGYRQAGRLELAADTLYLLARRYPEAPLADASLLWLLQYYASSERAHADARVVEAKDARPETLANVPSEPRGAVALAAPTKPGALSTEERQQRAAALAEFLGQARPALHAKPSIRFAEAATQRARGFGADADRIALVLSKQSIADDWRRAAMTERWLAKPEGLPPDKPLANCRYTPRRPLLDGRLDDPMWTRTQPISLAATSAAKPSATVRIVHDEEFLFVAIEASSSQAASIDPHEARPRDADLSRSDRVTLRIDVDRDYATAFELAIDARGWTSDAIWGDTHWKPTWWVAAEADDKSWRAEAAIPLAELTDPKHVERAAWAVSLRRERPGEPATTWPAGGAAADSPDAFGLWLFD; encoded by the coding sequence ATGCGTCGCCTGTTGCTAATATTTGCGCTCATTGCCGCTCCTGCCGACGCGCAGGAGGGGCAGCCGACGTTGGACGACGTTATGGCGGACGAGGCGTCGCTGCGCGGCGTCGCGTTCGTCGATTCGCAACACGGGTGCGCCGTCGGCGATCATGGCGTCGCGCTTGTCACCAGCGATGGCGGGCAGCGTTGGCGCCGCGTGCCGACGCCGACCGACCAGCGCCTCGACGCGGTGACGTTCGTCGATAGCGAGCGTGGCTGGGCCGTTGGTGGCTCGGCGCGGCCTTACACGCACGAGTCGCGTGGCGTCGTGCTGGCGACCACCGACGGCGGGCGTAGCTGGGAGTCGATCGCCGCTGACATCGTGCCGCGGCTCCGCGCGGTGCGGTTCTTCGATCACGAGCACGGCGTCGCCGCGGGCGACGGCACGGCGAATAGCCCCTCAGGGCTTTACACGACCGACGACGGCGGTCGGCACTGGCGGCCCGTCCCCGGCGCCGCCGAACGCCAGTGGCTCGCCGCGGCGTTTGTCCAAGACCGCGTCGGCGAACCGGCCGGGGTCGTCGCCGGGTTGCGCGGCTCGTCGGCACGGCTCTCGGGTCGCGACGTGACGCTGTCGCTCGCCGCCGGTGATCGCCGCGGCGGTTATGGCGTCGCGCTGGTGAACGAGTCGCGGGGCTGGCTCGTCGGCGACGGCGCCCTGGTGCGTATCACCGACGACGGCGGTCAGGCGTGGGGCCCGCCGCCGAGCGAACTGCCGCCGTCACTCGCCGACTGGTTCGACTGGCGCACGGTCGCCGCGCGTGGCGAGCGAGTTTGGATCGCTGGCTCACCGGGATCGATCGTCTTGCACTCGACCGACGCCGGCGCCACGTGGCGGCTGACGCGCACCGGCGTCACGACGCCGCTCACCGCGATCACGTTCATTGATGACCAGAACGGCTGGGCCGTTGGCGAGTTGGGCGTGATCCTGACGACGCGCGACGGTGGCATGTCTTGGCGTGCACAGCGAGGCGCGTCGCGGCGCGCCGCCGCGGCCGTTGTCGTCGCGACCCCTCAAGAGCTCCCCGCCGAGATCCTCGCCACCTACGCCGCGGGCGAAGGCTTCCGCACCGTCGTTGCGGCGCCGCTGCTGGCCGAGTCCGCCACCGTGGCGACGCCGATCGCCAACCGACTGGGCGACGCCGCCACGTTGCTCGGCGCCGACGCGACGCGGCTCGGCTGGTCCACGCCGCTCGATCCGGCCGACGCCTCGCTGCCGCAAGCGGCCTTGCTCGATCGGCTCAACCGTCTGACCGACAACCGCGCGCGCGAGTTGCTCGTCTCCGAGCTGCGTAAGCTGCTGGTGACCTATCGACCCGAGGTCGTCGTCACCGCCGATCCGAATCGCACGACGACGGGCGCCGCCGCGTTGCTGGCCGACGCCGCCGCTGAAGCGATGACGCTCGCCGCCGAGACGCCGCCGATCGAGACCGGCATCGCGTCGTGGCGCGTCGAGCGTGTCGTTGGCGTCGCCGTCGACGACGGTTCGCCGCTCGCGCCGGGCGAGACGCGCCAAGGCACGGGCGACTTCTCCTCGCTCTTGGGCGCGACGCCCGCGCAGTGGCGCCGTGGGGCCCGGGGGTTGCTGGAGAGCGAGTACACGACCGCGCCCGCGGCGTACCGCTGGCGGACCCTCGCCGGCGATCCGGCGCTATCGACCCAACGGCCCGATCTCATGGCGGGCATCGCTCACGCGCGCGGCAGCGACGCCCGACGACACGTCGCGATGGCGCCCGCCAGCCAGCTCGATCAGCTGCGCCGCCTGGCTTCAAAGGAACGCAACCTCAAGCATCTGCTCGACCAGTCGAGCGGCGACGCCGCTTGGGCGGGACAGGTCGTGAACCTCACCGGCGGGCTCGACGCCGAAGCGGGCGCCGAACTGTTGCGGCAACTGGCCGAGGGGTATCGTCAAGCGGGCCGGCTCGAACTCGCCGCCGACACGCTCTACCTGCTCGCCCGGCGTTACCCCGAGGCGCCGCTCGCCGACGCGTCGCTCCTCTGGCTCTTGCAGTACTACGCCAGCAGCGAACGCGCGCACGCCGACGCCCGCGTCGTCGAAGCGAAGGACGCCCGACCGGAGACACTCGCCAACGTGCCAAGCGAACCCCGTGGCGCCGTCGCACTGGCGGCGCCGACGAAACCCGGCGCGCTATCGACCGAAGAACGCCAACAGCGCGCCGCAGCGCTTGCGGAGTTCCTGGGCCAAGCGCGGCCGGCGCTGCACGCCAAGCCCTCGATCCGCTTCGCCGAGGCGGCGACGCAACGTGCCCGGGGCTTCGGCGCCGACGCCGACCGCATCGCGCTGGTGCTCTCCAAGCAATCGATCGCCGACGACTGGCGCCGCGCGGCCATGACCGAGCGATGGCTCGCGAAGCCCGAGGGGCTGCCGCCCGACAAGCCGCTCGCCAACTGCCGCTACACGCCACGGCGCCCGTTGCTCGACGGCCGCCTCGACGACCCGATGTGGACGCGGACGCAGCCGATCTCGCTCGCCGCGACGAGCGCCGCGAAGCCATCGGCGACGGTTCGCATCGTTCACGACGAGGAGTTCTTGTTCGTCGCGATCGAGGCCTCCTCATCGCAGGCGGCGTCGATCGACCCTCATGAAGCCCGCCCGCGCGACGCCGACCTGTCGCGCAGCGACCGCGTCACCCTCCGCATCGATGTCGATCGCGACTATGCCACGGCGTTTGAGCTCGCTATCGACGCGCGCGGGTGGACGAGCGATGCGATCTGGGGCGACACGCACTGGAAGCCCACGTGGTGGGTCGCCGCCGAAGCCGACGACAAATCTTGGCGGGCCGAAGCGGCAATCCCGCTGGCGGAGCTGACCGACCCCAAGCACGTCGAGCGAGCGGCGTGGGCCGTCTCGCTACGACGAGAACGCCCCGGCGAACCAGCGACCACATGGCCCGCGGGCGGCGCCGCGGCGGATTCGCCGGACGCGTTTGGGTTGTGGCTCTTTGATTGA
- a CDS encoding GTPase translates to MNNDPPRQFEPRPPGSGVQSGAAAQVRVLTPAGRGAIAVVEVVGDNAATLVDHWFEGSQPLAEAPIDAIRFGRWRRAEDDAPGEELVVVRTAEDRVEVHCHGGVAASAAIMASIESSALAAGDACRTAPHPRLAPTAHLGSELRLALSNAPTERVAGVLLDQLGGALEAALHSVVQLVREGETERAIELIDDLLSRERLGVHLTRPWRVVIAGAPNVGKSSLINALVGYDRAIVFDQPGTTRDVVTAATAIGGWPATLADTAGVRATNDALEAAGVELALATLRSADIVVVAREAATFDSAESITLHDSLLREVSPDAAIVEVATKADLAPAGETIPPTVVATDAPHGVGVPELLAAIERAMGVAEPDHGVAVVIGPWRYDVLRQVRAALANLDVAAAQQAAPALLAPAKP, encoded by the coding sequence GTGAACAACGACCCACCCCGGCAGTTTGAGCCGCGGCCGCCAGGAAGCGGCGTTCAAAGCGGCGCAGCAGCGCAAGTCCGCGTCCTTACGCCCGCCGGCCGCGGCGCGATCGCCGTCGTCGAAGTCGTCGGCGACAACGCCGCGACGCTCGTCGATCACTGGTTCGAAGGATCGCAACCCCTTGCCGAAGCGCCGATCGACGCCATCCGCTTCGGCCGTTGGCGTCGCGCCGAGGACGACGCGCCGGGCGAGGAGCTCGTCGTCGTCCGCACCGCCGAAGACCGCGTCGAAGTCCACTGCCACGGCGGCGTCGCCGCGTCCGCAGCGATTATGGCGTCAATTGAGTCGTCGGCGCTAGCCGCGGGTGACGCCTGTCGAACGGCGCCTCACCCGCGGCTAGCGCCGACGGCTCACCTTGGTAGCGAACTACGTCTAGCGCTCTCGAACGCACCGACCGAGCGCGTCGCGGGGGTTCTGCTCGACCAACTCGGCGGGGCGCTCGAAGCCGCGTTGCATTCGGTGGTTCAACTCGTCCGTGAAGGCGAGACGGAACGCGCGATTGAACTCATCGACGACCTGCTAAGCCGCGAGCGGCTGGGCGTCCATCTGACGCGGCCGTGGCGTGTCGTGATTGCCGGCGCGCCGAACGTCGGCAAGAGCAGCCTGATCAACGCGCTGGTGGGTTACGACCGCGCGATCGTCTTCGACCAGCCCGGCACGACGCGCGACGTGGTCACCGCCGCGACCGCCATCGGCGGCTGGCCGGCGACGCTCGCCGACACGGCCGGCGTCCGCGCGACCAACGACGCGCTCGAGGCCGCCGGCGTCGAGCTCGCGCTCGCGACGCTCCGTTCGGCCGATATCGTCGTCGTCGCGCGCGAGGCCGCGACGTTCGATTCAGCGGAGTCGATCACGCTGCACGATTCACTGCTGAGAGAAGTTTCGCCCGACGCCGCGATCGTCGAAGTCGCCACCAAGGCCGACCTCGCGCCCGCGGGCGAGACGATCCCGCCCACCGTCGTTGCGACCGACGCCCCGCACGGCGTTGGGGTTCCTGAACTCCTCGCCGCCATCGAGCGAGCCATGGGCGTCGCCGAACCCGACCACGGCGTCGCCGTCGTCATCGGCCCGTGGCGTTACGACGTCTTGCGGCAGGTCCGCGCGGCGCTGGCGAATCTCGATGTTGCAGCGGCGCAGCAAGCGGCGCCCGCGCTGCTAGCCCCTGCGAAACCTTGA
- a CDS encoding response regulator transcription factor: MNDPLPLNGKSLLLVDDDELLRERMGRALASRGLVVRVAASGEEALRLAREQPPELAVLDLKMAGISGLETLRELKTIAPDVRAVILTGYGSIANAVEALHQGAENYVTKPADADQVLEAFHRSGVISDDEAPPAKEAAIHTPSLAEAEWNHIQQVLADCGGNITRTAERLGIPRRTLQRKLKKLAP, translated from the coding sequence ATGAACGATCCCCTCCCGCTGAACGGCAAATCGCTACTGCTCGTCGATGACGACGAGCTGCTGCGGGAGCGGATGGGCCGCGCGTTGGCTTCGCGGGGGCTGGTGGTGCGTGTCGCGGCGAGCGGTGAGGAGGCGTTACGACTCGCGCGCGAGCAGCCGCCAGAGCTGGCGGTGCTCGACCTCAAAATGGCCGGCATCAGCGGATTGGAGACTCTGCGTGAGTTGAAGACGATCGCGCCCGACGTGCGGGCCGTAATCCTCACCGGCTACGGATCGATCGCCAACGCCGTCGAAGCGCTGCACCAGGGCGCGGAGAACTACGTCACGAAACCAGCCGACGCCGACCAGGTGCTCGAAGCATTCCACCGCAGCGGTGTGATCAGCGACGACGAGGCGCCCCCGGCCAAGGAGGCCGCCATCCACACGCCGAGCCTCGCCGAAGCGGAGTGGAACCACATCCAGCAAGTTCTCGCCGACTGCGGCGGCAACATCACCCGCACCGCCGAACGCCTCGGCATCCCGCGCCGCACTCTGCAGCGCAAGCTCAAGAAGCTCGCGCCGTAA
- a CDS encoding HDOD domain-containing protein, with product MPPVEVTTLDALADRAGRLYSPPAVALEVLRLTDDPKIDGRALCKCLEGDPALAGKLLRVVNSSLYGLPRQVASLTEAIALLGVQPLKLLVLGFSIPDDLVAAATGEAMQLYWTETLTAAAAARQFAVEGWGRLGDEAFAVGLMQGVGQLVLFEQFGEAYATLVSGAARRESKHTLEGLERDALGFEHRELSAELVRRWRLPESFATAIGRQVDGLPLEDLQGEDACLAQALRLGNLLTRLLLYRDLESLPKLINAAERYANLNRRQINKIVGSLCEETRQLAEALSAPLIEGLDYQQTLVEAHARLSLLSEQSAVRMMGMSRSTEEMDEDERLCRDLLLETRRLSAAVRVMVAGGLEPRNDPSHEEAKPARARRGVPAPVEICSRDWLLEKTDVAIGDSRETRSGLVLSVVEASCGDAKADADVIALRQWIDESPWASDFVRAVWAPTARNRAVVWMTGIDRIEVNRVWTAVGIALQKATPMTLDVGVAGVAHPTKGFQSEGLLTAAERCLAGAIAQAGPSVKSIEVF from the coding sequence ATGCCCCCAGTCGAAGTCACGACGCTCGACGCGCTCGCCGACCGCGCGGGGAGGCTCTATTCGCCGCCGGCGGTGGCGCTGGAGGTGCTTCGGCTGACGGACGACCCGAAGATCGACGGGCGGGCCCTCTGCAAATGCCTTGAAGGGGACCCGGCGTTGGCCGGTAAGCTGCTACGGGTGGTCAACAGCTCGCTGTACGGCCTCCCCCGCCAGGTGGCGAGCCTGACCGAAGCGATCGCGCTGTTGGGCGTTCAGCCGCTCAAGCTGCTGGTGCTCGGCTTCTCGATCCCCGACGACCTCGTCGCCGCCGCGACCGGCGAGGCGATGCAGCTCTACTGGACCGAGACGCTGACCGCGGCGGCCGCCGCTCGGCAATTCGCGGTCGAGGGCTGGGGCCGACTGGGTGACGAGGCGTTCGCCGTCGGGCTGATGCAGGGCGTCGGCCAGTTGGTGCTCTTCGAGCAGTTCGGCGAGGCCTACGCCACGCTCGTCAGCGGCGCCGCGCGTCGCGAGTCGAAGCACACCCTCGAAGGGCTCGAACGTGACGCGTTGGGCTTCGAACACCGCGAACTGTCGGCCGAGTTGGTGCGCCGCTGGCGATTGCCAGAGTCCTTCGCGACGGCGATCGGGCGTCAGGTCGATGGATTGCCGCTCGAGGATTTGCAGGGCGAAGACGCTTGCCTCGCGCAAGCGCTGCGGCTCGGCAACCTGCTGACTCGACTCCTGCTGTACCGCGACCTCGAGTCGCTGCCGAAGCTGATCAACGCGGCCGAGCGCTACGCCAACCTCAATCGCCGCCAGATCAACAAGATTGTCGGCTCGCTGTGCGAAGAGACGCGACAGCTCGCCGAGGCGCTCTCCGCGCCACTCATCGAGGGGCTCGACTACCAGCAGACGCTCGTCGAAGCCCACGCAAGACTTTCGCTGCTCTCCGAGCAGAGCGCCGTGCGGATGATGGGCATGTCGCGTTCCACCGAAGAGATGGATGAGGACGAACGCCTCTGCCGTGATCTGCTACTCGAAACGCGGCGGCTCTCGGCGGCGGTGCGGGTGATGGTCGCCGGCGGGCTGGAGCCACGCAATGACCCGTCGCACGAAGAAGCGAAGCCGGCACGCGCTCGACGCGGCGTCCCCGCGCCGGTCGAAATCTGCTCGCGCGACTGGCTGCTGGAGAAAACCGACGTGGCGATCGGCGACAGCCGAGAGACACGGTCGGGCCTGGTGCTGTCAGTCGTCGAGGCGTCGTGCGGAGACGCGAAGGCCGACGCCGACGTGATCGCGCTGCGGCAGTGGATCGACGAGTCGCCGTGGGCGAGCGACTTCGTGCGGGCCGTCTGGGCCCCGACGGCGCGCAACCGCGCGGTGGTGTGGATGACCGGGATCGACCGCATCGAGGTCAATCGCGTCTGGACGGCCGTGGGCATCGCGCTGCAGAAGGCGACGCCGATGACGCTCGACGTCGGCGTCGCGGGCGTCGCGCACCCGACGAAGGGCTTTCAGAGCGAAGGCCTACTCACCGCGGCCGAGCGCTGCCTAGCGGGCGCCATCGCGCAAGCGGGGCCATCGGTGAAGAGCATCGAGGTGTTTTGA